Proteins from a genomic interval of Nasonia vitripennis strain AsymCx chromosome 3, Nvit_psr_1.1, whole genome shotgun sequence:
- the LOC100123303 gene encoding early nodulin-75, producing MNTLQNSSRLTSYIILSCAIALARCQREYLRDSQNAAILKDSRYLSGDGTFGASYSQEDGVEFKEESDEYGNRRGSYSYVDPTGQRRTVTYTAGVNGFQASGDHIPSQPPPTPPQPEYVPLPQYNPPDYQPPAQPSRPPRYQLVRRPYEPQYETQEPSYEPQPRPTQAPRYREPPARVPAPRYNRPPPPQPELVQYHSPYVEYPADSLRYESKYEQPVGPPIPPVPQYRPLVRPTPAAPLPPSRYNHYNEITTPAPRRFYPPGKLDFNRTPDGFSYTFSKS from the exons ATGAACACATTGCAAAATAGTAGTAGATTGACGAGTTAC ATAATCTTGTCCTGCGCGATAGCGCTGGCAAGGTGCCAAAGAGAGTACCTGCGAGACTCGCAAAATGCGGCGATTCTGAAGGACTCGCGTTACCTGTCGGGCGATGGGACCTTCGGCGCCTCGTACTCGCAGGAGGACGGCGTTGAATTCAAGGAAGAGAGCGACGAGTATGGCAATCGCCGCGGCTCATACTCCTACGTTGATCCCACGGGACAAAGGCGCACTGTCACCTACACTGCAGGCGTCAATGGTTTTCAG GCAAGCGGCGATCACATACCGTCGCAGCCGCCACCCACGCCTCCTCAGCCCGAGTACGTGCCCCTGCCCCAGTACAACCCTCCGGACTACCAACCCCCGGCTCAGCCGTCTCGTCCGCCGCGCTACCAATTGGTGCGTCGGCCTTACGAGCCGCAATACGAGACCCAGGAACCTTCGTACGAGCCACAACCTCGACCAACCCAAGCACCGCGTTACCGTGAACCACCGGCGAGGGTACCAGCACCGAGGTATAACCGGCCGCCACCCCCGCAGCCTGAATTG GTGCAGTACCACTCGCCGTACGTAGAGTATCCAGCTGATTCGCTGCGTTACGAATCCAAATACGAACAACCAGTTGGACCACCGATCCCACCAGTCCCTCAGTACCGGCCCTTAGTGCGACCAACTCCTGCGGCACCGCTACCACCATCGCGTTACAATCACTATAACGAGATAACGACACCGGCTCCACGACGCTTCTATCCGCCCGGTAAGCTCGATTTCAACAGGACACCCGACGGTTTCTCCTACACCTTCAGCAAGAGCTGA
- the LOC100123295 gene encoding putative mediator of RNA polymerase II transcription subunit 12, protein MKSTILFVLLFSATYAQQEETAAAQERPARAPQGHIQYSDPDGLKVSWKLYAPYTQWKSHLENPQRNQRAESGTQPAAALGPHQQSQQSEFVKPAPLAASDPAPIAEEKPVQPVQPVQPVHQVQVQYKPYSMVPTHIKQLILEMYEPQIPYVDPAVYIYRAHHQQQQEEEQQEQAQEKSQAEPQEETAQTSSQPQLGSYSSQYEQAPKYPTKYPINKSKVGYVQYKEEQPTAAASAAPQYGAVPERREAVAEEQPQEQQYDYPQQQRREADDGMPKEIHQLLNLQAMTPYHVIANRIFYKPKNIFVPKPLSEEVKGPYKYRSKIYFVKNDQETEEKEVKERTEREEPVDREEREDRVEREEPKEEVSEE, encoded by the exons ATGAAGTCGACA ATCCTGTTTGTTCTCCTGTTCTCCGCGACGTACGCGCAGCAGGAAGAGACTGCCGCAGCGCAGGAACGGCCCGCTCGAGCGCCGCAAGGACACATTCAGTACAGCGATCCCGATG GTCTGAAAGTCAGCTGGAAGCTCTACGCGCCGTACACCCAATGGAAGTCCCACCTGGAGAACCCTCAGCGCAATCAGAGAGCCGAGAGCGGAACTCAACCTGCCGCCGCTCTGGGACCTCATCAACAATCTCAACAATCGGAGTTCGTCAAGCCAGCTCCTCTGGCTGCTTCTGATCCGGCTCCCATTGCCGAGGAGAAGCCTGTGCAACCTGTGCAGCCTGTACAGCCTGTGCACCAGGTTCAG GTTCAATACAAACCCTACTCGATGGTGCCAACGCACATCAAGCAGCTGATCCTGGAGATGTACGAGCCTCAGATCCCGTACGTCGACCCCGCGGTCTACATCTACCGCGCCCACCACCAGCAGCAACAGGAGGAAGAGCAGCAAGAGCAAGCCCAGGAGAAATCCCAGGCCGAGCCTCAGGAAGAGACAGCCCAGACCAGTTCCCAGCCCCAGCTCGGCAGCTACAGCAGCCAGTACGAGCAGGCCCCCAAGTACCCGACCAAGTACCCCATCAACAAGTCCAAGGTCGGCTACGTTCAGTACAAGGAAGAGCAGCCAACCGCGGCCGCTTCGGCTGCTCCCCAGTACGGCGCCGTACCCGAGAGACGCGAGGCTGTCGCCGAGGAGCAACCCCAAGAGCAGCAGTACGACTACCCACAGCAGCAGAGACGCGAAGCCGACGACGGTATGCCCAAGGAGATCCACCAGCTGCTCAACCTCCAGGCCATGACACCCTACCACGTGATCGCCAACAGGATCTTCTACAAGCCCAAGAACATCTTCGTGCCCAAGCCCCTGTCCGAGGAGGTCAAGGGCCCGTACAAGTACCGCAGCAAGATCTACTTCGTGAAGAACGACCAGGAGACTGAGGAGAAGGAAGTCAAGGAGCGAACCGAGCGCGAGGAGCCCGTCGATCGCGAGGAGCGAGAGGATCGAGTCGAGCGAGAGGAGCCCAAGGAGGAAGTTAGCGAGGAGTAA
- the LOC103317948 gene encoding putative mediator of RNA polymerase II transcription subunit 26, with protein MAKLQIIILSLLPFCFGQFSIQGPSDGNRRAQGLKYSADKGVEYTDQAASLGNSGFSIQGASDGNSDFVIQGATDGNSDFRIQGATDGNSEFQIHGPTDGGSQAYVHNYEQQQQQEPQQPVHQSRAIEYKDANGHRVNWRSYNRAAAKPQQQEQQQYEEPAPRPVHRRPSHRRTQAQAAAQQPQAAPQQQQRLQYGSPVANINYNPIDKAPPSIQEILQFQAQIPYVNIIPEHLRHDALEAAQAQAQKFAEEYPKQVLAQHPPQLVIEEAPRSQYRSKPRQHHQHQQQQQQREQARERRQATSYDAYYQERLQAFARQQQQQQQQAYARPEGQQRREAPHPGQYQQQLHEQAQAYLQQEQQQDQQQYVPAPKAYRRVQQPPAEPAPQYSGNVPSQIQEILRFQAQIPYDVIANQIIYRPDKPYIPQPVQPQEHSQAPQPVATQYKPQAAEYQQPQYEQGAGAAYAQKAHQQQLQEQQQGQLSYAQSRALGYYGQQQQQQQQEADPRERQY; from the exons ATGGCGAAACTCCAG ataattattttgtcCCTGCTGCCGTTCTGCTTCGGCCAGTTCTCCATCCAAGGGCCAAGCGATGGAAACAGACGGGCCCAGGGCCTGAAGTACAGCGCGGACAAGGGAGTCGAGTACACGGATCAAGCCG CTTCTTTGGGAAACAGTGGATTCTCGATTCAAGGAGCTAGTGATGGAAACAGTGATTTTGTGATCCAAGGCGCTACCGACGGAAACTCTGATTTCCGAATCCAAGGGGCTACAgatggaaattctgaatttcaaattcaCGGACCGACCGACGGAGGTAGCCAAGCTTATGTTCATAATTAtgaacagcaacagcaacaggaACCTCAGCAACCGGTTCACCAGAGCCGAGCAATAGAATACAAAGATGCAAATG GTCACCGCGTAAACTGGCGCTCGTACAACCGCGCCGCCGCGAAGCCTCAGCAACAGGAACAGCAGCAATACGAGGAACCAGCCCCTCGACCGGTCCATCGTCGTCCCTCGCACAGAAGAACGCAAGCTCAGGCAGCCGCTCAACAGCCACAAGCTgcaccgcagcagcagcaacgattGCAGTACGGGTCTCCGGTCGCCAACATCAATTACAACCCCATTGACAAGGCACCGCCGTCGATTCAAGAAATACTTCAGTTCCAGGCGCAAATACCATATGTCAACATCATACCCGAGCACCTTAG acACGACGCCCTGGAGGCGGCCCAAGCCCAAGCCCAAAAATTCGCCGAGGAGTACCCCAAGCAGGTTCTAGCCCAGCATCCACCCCAGCTGGTGATCGAGGAGGCTCCTCGCAGTCAGTACAGGTCCAAGCCTCGTCAACACCATcaacatcagcagcagcagcagcagcgcgagcaGGCCCGCGAGCGCAGACAGGCCACGTCGTACGACGCCTACTACCAGGAACGTCTGCAGGCCTTCGccagacagcagcagcaacaacagcagcaggctTACGCCCGCCCTGAGGGTCAGCAACGTCGTGAGGCTCCCCATCCAGGTCAATACCAGCAACAGCTGCACGAGCAGGCCCAGGCTTACCTCCaacaggagcagcagcaggacCAGCAGCAGTACGTACCAGCCCCAAAAGCCTACAGGAGGGTCCAGCAACCACCGGCGGAACCAGCTCCCCAGTACTCGGGCAACGTGCCTTCACAGATCCAGGAGATCCTGAGGTTCCAGGCGCAGATCCCCTACGACGTCATCGCCAACCAGATCATCTACCGACCTGACAAACCCTACATCCCCCAGCCGGTCCAGCCACAAGAACACTCCCAGGCACCTCAACCGGTTGCTACCCAGTACAAGCCTCAGGCCGCCGAGTACCAGCAGCCCCAGTACGAACAGGGAGCTGGTGCCGCCTACGCTCAGAAGGCCCATCAGCAACAGCTGCAGGAGCAACAACAGGGTCAGCTGAGCTATGCTCAGTCGCGTGCTCTGGGCTACTAcggtcagcagcagcagcagcagcagcaggaagcGGATCCCCGCGAGCGACAGTATTGA
- the LOC100118864 gene encoding gamma-gliadin-like isoform X2, which translates to MWYFIVGCFLVSACTGESLYADIADNLRVKRQNQHQQQPQQAPIENYNYRPYNQAPDRIKQLLQLQAYREPLVHIPAHAPPQLQAAPAAPQHQQQQQHVPQVQYGQAPEQPTYKGIQPAAQGPPQYKTQYNPQYQQPQPQPNALYRPEAAGPPAGLGAYQGQPQQQPQGQYPKNLPPHIQKIIDSQRAYQG; encoded by the exons ATGTGGTACTTC ATAGTAGGATGCTTTTTAGTCTCGGCGTGCACGGGCGAAAGCTTGTACGCGGATATTGCTG ACAACCTGCGGGTAAAGAGGCAAAaccagcaccagcagcagccacagcaAGCTCCGATCGAGAACTACAACTATCGTCCCTACAACCAGGCTCCTGACCGTATCAAGCAGCTTCTGCAACTCCAGGCGTATCGCGAACCTCTGGTCCACATACCGGCTCACGCTCCTCCGCAGCTCCAGGCTGCTCCTGCTGCGCcccagcatcagcagcagcagcagcacgttCCACAA GTACAGTACGGTCAAGCCCCGGAGCAGCCCACCTACAAGGGTATTCAGCCAGCGGCGCAGGGCCCGCCTCAGTACAAGACTCAATACAACCCGCAGTACCAGCAGCCCCAGCCGCAGCCGAACGCACTCTATCGACCTGAGGCCGCTGGACCCCCCGCCGGTCTAGGCGCCTACCAGGGCCAGCCGCAACAGCAGCCACAGGGCCAGTATCCCAAGAACCTGCCGCCACACATTCAGAAGATCATCGACTCGCAGAGGGCGTATCAAG GTTAA
- the LOC100118864 gene encoding gamma-gliadin-like isoform X1, with protein MWYFIVGCFLVSACTGESLYADIADNLRVKRQNQHQQQPQQAPIENYNYRPYNQAPDRIKQLLQLQAYREPLVHIPAHAPPQLQAAPAAPQHQQQQQHVPQVRPTQYNPKVQYGQAPEQPTYKGIQPAAQGPPQYKTQYNPQYQQPQPQPNALYRPEAAGPPAGLGAYQGQPQQQPQGQYPKNLPPHIQKIIDSQRAYQG; from the exons ATGTGGTACTTC ATAGTAGGATGCTTTTTAGTCTCGGCGTGCACGGGCGAAAGCTTGTACGCGGATATTGCTG ACAACCTGCGGGTAAAGAGGCAAAaccagcaccagcagcagccacagcaAGCTCCGATCGAGAACTACAACTATCGTCCCTACAACCAGGCTCCTGACCGTATCAAGCAGCTTCTGCAACTCCAGGCGTATCGCGAACCTCTGGTCCACATACCGGCTCACGCTCCTCCGCAGCTCCAGGCTGCTCCTGCTGCGCcccagcatcagcagcagcagcagcacgttCCACAAGTACGACCAACCCAGTATAACCCTAAG GTACAGTACGGTCAAGCCCCGGAGCAGCCCACCTACAAGGGTATTCAGCCAGCGGCGCAGGGCCCGCCTCAGTACAAGACTCAATACAACCCGCAGTACCAGCAGCCCCAGCCGCAGCCGAACGCACTCTATCGACCTGAGGCCGCTGGACCCCCCGCCGGTCTAGGCGCCTACCAGGGCCAGCCGCAACAGCAGCCACAGGGCCAGTATCCCAAGAACCTGCCGCCACACATTCAGAAGATCATCGACTCGCAGAGGGCGTATCAAG GTTAA